One region of Luteolibacter yonseiensis genomic DNA includes:
- a CDS encoding class I SAM-dependent methyltransferase, with product MPDPDSSPPLRAVKRATPYRNETPPATPSLEAVLHEKIADEGPLRFVDFMALALYEPGLGYYSRGTRQVGRGGDFFTSVSVGPLFGRLLARRFLREWEKLGSPGRWRIIECGAHDGTLAGDVLGEISRIHPVAFSSLEYVIPEPLARLQAAQRETLAAFSEKTRFISDAGELATDPLPGIAFGNELLDALPFHVVERKSGGWRECRVAKGPDGIFTWGTDHEITDATLLTALAGLGTDFPDGYRTEVRTNFRDFLAPLARGLSSGLMIWPDYGFARPEYYLPERKAGTLRTFSNHRAAEDPFERPGEIDITAHVDFTAVAEAALDLGGKPLVFKNQGSWLTENGRDWLLSLEGNPDLAALRQFQTLTHPAHLGGSFHVLEISWNQPADEIPRDARHRLALSACPAPASR from the coding sequence ATGCCTGATCCTGATTCATCACCGCCACTTCGAGCGGTAAAGCGTGCGACACCCTACCGGAACGAAACGCCGCCCGCAACCCCTTCGTTGGAAGCGGTTCTGCATGAAAAGATCGCGGACGAGGGGCCTCTGCGGTTCGTGGATTTCATGGCACTCGCCCTCTACGAACCCGGGCTCGGCTATTATTCACGCGGCACCCGCCAGGTCGGGCGTGGCGGGGATTTCTTCACCAGCGTCAGCGTCGGACCGCTCTTCGGCCGCCTGCTCGCCCGGCGTTTCCTCCGCGAGTGGGAGAAATTGGGATCGCCCGGCCGCTGGCGGATCATCGAATGCGGCGCACACGACGGGACCCTCGCGGGCGACGTGCTCGGGGAGATTTCCCGGATCCATCCCGTGGCGTTTTCCTCGCTGGAATACGTGATCCCCGAGCCTCTCGCGCGGCTCCAGGCGGCCCAGCGCGAAACGCTCGCGGCCTTTTCGGAAAAGACGCGCTTCATTTCAGACGCCGGAGAGCTTGCCACCGATCCCCTGCCGGGCATCGCCTTCGGAAACGAATTGCTCGACGCGCTGCCGTTCCACGTCGTCGAACGGAAATCCGGCGGCTGGCGCGAGTGCCGCGTCGCCAAGGGGCCGGACGGAATTTTCACCTGGGGGACCGACCATGAAATCACGGATGCCACCCTGCTCACGGCGCTCGCCGGACTCGGCACGGATTTCCCGGATGGCTACCGCACCGAAGTCCGCACGAACTTTCGTGACTTCCTCGCGCCGCTCGCCCGCGGCCTTTCCTCCGGCCTCATGATCTGGCCGGACTACGGATTCGCCCGGCCCGAGTATTACCTGCCGGAGCGGAAAGCCGGCACGCTGCGCACCTTTTCCAACCACCGCGCCGCGGAAGACCCGTTCGAGAGGCCCGGGGAAATCGACATCACCGCGCACGTGGACTTCACCGCCGTCGCCGAAGCCGCGCTCGACCTGGGCGGCAAGCCCCTCGTTTTCAAGAACCAGGGATCATGGCTCACGGAAAACGGGCGTGACTGGCTGCTCTCGCTGGAAGGAAACCCGGATCTCGCGGCGCTCCGCCAGTTCCAGACGCTCACCCACCCCGCCCACCTCGGCGGAAGCTTCCACGTGCTGGAGATTTCGTGGAACCAGCCGGCGGACGAAATCCCCCGGGACGCCCGCCACCGCCTCGCATTGAGTGCTTGCCCCGCGCCCGCGTCCCGGTAG